The Chryseobacterium glaciei DNA window ATGTACCTTCTTCGTGAGATTTGTTGAAAGTGATTTCTCCGCTTGTTGGTTTGTACTTCCCGTTTAGTAAGCTTTCCAGAATGTCTGATTTTTCTGTTGCTTCAATCGTAAGTTTGATGATTGCATTTGAAGGGTCTGATGCTACACGTCCTGAAACGTCTGTAGATCTTGATACGCTATAATTTAGCCTTAATAATTTTTGACCTTCGCTACCGTTGAATTTTAAGATTCCTCTTGAATTTGCTGCCATGTTTTGTAAATTTTAATCGTTAATATTTTGTGATTTGTGATTGATTTCTATAGCAAAGATATACTCCTTATTCCTGTCCTGAAAGTTTTCTACCCTCAATCTGAATTTTTGTAGTATTTCTACGATTTGATGTAGTAATTCTACTACTTTTGATTTAAAATTATTGAAAATTTCCTTTATTAAAAGGATTTAGTTGTAATTTGTTAATATTGAATTAATACATATTTTCACACTTAATTGGGAAATATTAAGTTTTATTTAAGATAAAATTAACAATTATTAACATTCTGTTTTTTCTTTTTCGAAAGATTTAAATTTTTTCGGAATCGTTATTTAAATAAAAATGCCCTATTTTAGAAATAAGGCATTTTAATATTCTTTAAAATTTTCAATCAATTTACTCTATGATATTATTGATATTTTTAGTTTTATCAATATCTGAAGGTTTAAAGCTGATCTTTGTCAAAATAAATTTTGAATTGTTCTTTTCGATATCTACAAGGTCATTATTTAATAATAAAAATTTAAACCCAAAACCTGTGGACTTAGAAGAGCTGTCTTCTAACTGAACAATCATTTTATGATCACCCTGATCTGCCACAGATTCTTTAGAAGAGACATTTACTGATGCTTCCAGAGCTTTTTTGCTGTCAAGACTGACCATCGAAATATAATACAATCCACTGTTTCCTCTGAGATGTTTTGAAAGGCCGTAAATTGTACTATTAACCAACTTCACATCCTGAAAATCTTCACCAAGCAATTCGGTGTCCATTGGCGACAATTGATATTTTTTTACAGGAATAATTGTTTTGGAGCCATTACCCGATAAAGGATAGATCTGCACATCAACCTGCCCGAATTTATCCAACAGAAATACTAAATTATCACCATTTTTAAAAACCGAAATCACTTTTAACTGTTTATAAAAATCAGGTCTGTTGGCAAACGGGCTGTATTCCTTTAATTTTTGTTTATTGATCTTGAAATTATCAACTGTTTTATTTTCTTTGCCTTTAATTTTAAACTCCCAAGCAAAATTATCGTTGCCATTGCTGACAAAGCACTCAACAGAAATATTTTTATCTAATTCTTTGGAAAATATCAATTCGGCATCTGTATTCATATTAGATTTTATATTGGTTTGACATGAGACAAAATTTAGTAAGAAAACTAATATTAAAAAAAGTATTTTTTTCATAACATTCTTTTTAGTTAGGAATAACCTGTTTAGTCAGCTCTTTCTGCATATTGGTGATCACAGTCTTATATTTATAGTTATTCTTTTTTACCGGAGTAAGATTATAAGCAACAAACGGTTCTATATATTTTCCGGTCTGAGGTTTATACACTATAGCGTCTATCAGTGGATTGGCTGGATCTACTTTACCATACAAAATCCCACTTAAAGCTTTCCCAGAATAATCTTTTAATAAATCATCATCATTTGGAAAAGTTTTAGCCGAAGTTAAGCCATAAGAAGGGTCAAAATATTTGTTTCCGTATTTGGTAAATACATGATCCCAGAATAAATTCAGCGGAACATTTTTCAGATCCTGTGCCCGTTGTTTTATGTCAACAGGTGCCGCAGGGTCATTTATCGTCCATTCTTTAACTAAAAACAGGGAATTTTTATATCCGCTGCTATCCGTAGTTCCTGTCGGGAATATTACAAAATCATCAAACTTACCTCCAAATAAGGTATCAGATTGTATCTTGCAAATATCCTGCAAAAATGAACTCCATTCTCCACATCTTGCCTCACCATATTTTATTAAATATCTTACGCCCCGATATCGCATACTGCTTGCATGTAATGAACTGGTATTCCGCCAATATCCCATAGCTCCTTTCACACGGGCTCTTTCAACATTTAAAGATTTTATGTGATTGAAAACATTGTTCATGATTTCATCGGCATTTTTAGATCCTTTTCCAAACTTGCAGCCAAGATACAGGAATGTTTCTAATATGCTTTCTTTACTATTTGCTTTATTGATAATCATCTTGTTTCCATCTTCTGCGGTATATTCACCACCTCTGCCCGATGACATAGATAACTGATTGTACCCAGGATTTCCAATTGTAAGATAAAAACAAAACTTGACACTTCGCATTGGTACCCAATTGGTTCCGTCTTCTGAATATTCAAAATTGAGGGTGAAGTTTTCAAAATACTGTACCGTATCTTTATAAGGTTTTGTATCACAGGTAAAGGTTAGCTCATGTTCCTCATCCTTATTTTTTTTAGGATGCTGCTGTTCTTTAAAAATATACTTATTATTAGCATCTTTTATCCTGATTTTACAAGCCAGCGGACCTTTTGTTTTAAAGGTAGCCGTGAGCACAAAATTGTCGGTGCTTGCAAGGGTTATCGGTAGAGGATCAGGTTTGTTTTTATCATCAGCGTTTGTTCTAAGACTGAGCCAATGATAATATTTTCCTTTGTCTTCTAATATCCAGAAGTTTTTAAACTCATCAAAAGCATTAACCTCATCATGACAAATGTCAAAAGTTGTATTGATTTTAATTTTAATAAGGTCTAAACTTCCCAATGACGGAGGTGCAGCACTTTTATTATAGCTCACCCCTTTTGCAATACCTTTTTGTGCAAATTTGTCTGCAGAAGTGTTTACAATACTTTTTCCGGCAAAAACTTTGGCATCACCTCCGGTTGTCTCTATATAATCACCACCTATGTAAGATTCTTTGCCCATTTTACAAAAGATTTAGTAATTTTTAGATTTCTGTCCTGAGTTGTTCTGCACTTCTTTTTCAGCGTGTTGCTCAAAAGTTCCCTGACTTTGCGTGGTAATTTGTCCGTTGGCCACACGTAATCTGTCTTTTTCGGTATGAGATTCTTTATTTCCCTGAATAAATTCCGTCATTTTTCCGGTTACGTTAGTAATAAAATCTGCTCCGGTAGAAACATACTTCATAGAACCTATGCTTTCGCTGTGATTCATCATAATAGTATCCATTTTATTCACTCCGACGTTTGTCGTCATGTTTTCACCGACATTGATATTCATATTTCTGCAATTCAAAGTCATTGTTTCGGGAGCGGTAATTGTGATATTGCTTCCTGTGGTGTCTAAATGAATTTCATTCCCTGATTTATCTGTAATAATAATGCTCTCATCTTCTGTGAAAACCACTCTGTGACCGCTTCTTGTCTGGATTGATTTTACCCTGTTATCAACTCCGCCGCCTAATCCAACTCCGCCATGAAACATTCCCCCCATTACGAAAGGTCTGTCTGGATGGCTGTGAACGAAATTAACCATCACCTGATCTCCAACTTCGGGAATGGCAACATAGCCTCTGTTTTGGCTGATTTGATCTGTTCCTCCCGCATCAGGACTCATCATTCTGATGAAATGTGTTGTATCATTGGTTTGCCAGTCAAATCTAACCTGAACTCTTCCCTGTCCTTCCGGATCTGTATTTGAAATTACGGTTGCAATTTGCGGTTCAGCTTTTGGCATTGTGAATTCTGGTTTCGGTAAAAATCCGGTGTCTGAAGCGATACCTTCAAAGCTTCCGGTGTAATGACCGATCGTATCAATTTCATGGGTTGTTTCGGTTACCATGATCTTGGTGAAATAAGAACTTTCATTAGTATCAACCTTTCTCATTTGAACATCAGCCACGCAACCCGGATGCAAAAACGGAACCGTTGTATTTCCTGATAATAAAAATACATTTACAGCTTCACTTCCTGCTGTACTTTTTTGAGAATATTCTACATCAAGATGCGTTGATGCTTTAATTGGCGCTACCTGAAGTGCAGGGGTCTTGAAAATTTTATCATTGTGCTCGTAAGCGGTTTTTGCTAAATCACTTTTATGCTGAATCGGTGTTGCTCCGGAAGTCAGTTTTTCATTTTTACTGCTGTTGTAGCCGTAAAATTGAGGTTTTGTATGATTTGCTTTTAATTCAACCTTAATATCATTGGCGTTACTTCCGTAAATAAGTTTGATCGGTTTATTCTGAGGCGGAAGTTTCCCGAAATGCAGGACTTCACCATCATAATAAAACTGTTCACCATAGGCTTCTGCCATTCTTGCCAGATAATTGTAGTGCGTTTCGTCGTATTGGCTGCTGTAAATGATCTGAGAATAGTCATTCGTATCAACTCTGATATCAAAACGGCTTTTATCAATTCCCTGTTTGATAACTTCTTCAGCGATAATTCCCATATTGACAGGTTTATCACCCCCAAAACTTTGGATATGACAGGCTCCGTCCAATAAAATGGTCGGACTAAAACCAGAAAGAACAATATTTCCGAGGCTCATTTTCTCCTGACTGAAACCAACTCCTGTAATAACTCCAACAAAATTTCTTTCAGGGCTGTTTTCTATGTCTTTGAATGAAATGACTGCTGTCAGACGTTTTCCGAGAAATTTATTAGCCTCTTCCAAGGTATGGTTTTGATTATTTCCTAACGTGTCGTGCGCCAAAGTGAGCGTAAACTCATGATGCCGCTGTGCGCTTTGTTTCAGTTTGAAGTGTTTGTAATACTTGATTACTTTACCTTCAATGACCAAAGATAATTTCACCAGCCTGTTGATCCCAGCGTGGTGGCTTTCCGATACACCGTCTGCATTCTGTGACGGACGATAGGAAGGGCTTTTCAGTATATTTTGTGATTCTGTTTTCATATTACCTGCGTTTAGATAGGTTAAACATTATCTCCCCGTGTTATTTTGTGGTTTGGTATGTGGTGTTTGGTTCTTTATATCATTTTCCTTCTTTAATAGATCTGGAAAGTATTTTGGTCTTTCTCAGTAAAAAATCAGGCATCAGATCTGTTGGAAGATACAACATACTTTCGCCTTTATTTTCGAGTTCTTCTGTAATTCCCGGGTTCCATGAGAGCAGTTTGTCTACATCTACATCAAGCTCATCCGCGATTACATTTAAATTAAATCCTGCATTGATCTCTGTTTCCGCCAACGTGGAATTATCTTTTCCGCTTCCCCCGTTTGCAAAGAAAACAGTATTCATTCGTGAAGAATTATAATTGCTTAAAACGCTCTGCAGTTCTCCCGTTGCATAGCATGCATTTAAATATTTTTTGACATGATTAATGGTTTCCTGTGGAAGATATTTAGAAAAAATATGATATTGTGAAGAACCTGCAGCCTGCATTGCTTTGGCAACATTTCCCTCTCCGCAGTTGTAGGCAGCCACGACGGTTACCCAGTTATTATATTTTTTATAAAGATTCGCCAGAGAAATTACTGCAACTTTTGTACTTTTATACAGATCATTACGATTCTGCTCCGAAAGCCCGTACTGATTGGCATGAGAGGTCATAAGCTGCCAAGCTCCCACCGCTCCGGCTCCGGAAGTAATATTCCTGTTAAAATGAGACTCGATCAAAGCCAAATTTCTCAAATGTTTCGGTAATCCTTTTTGAGCAAGAGAATGTTCAATAAAATCAACGATCTCTTTGTTTGAATTAATGATATTTTTATATCTCCTCACGCTGTTTTCCGAAGTATCGGATGCAGCGAGGAATTGTCCGTTCACAAGTTGTGAAGAACTCATCAATATTATTCCTAAAAAAATATTTTTGAAGTTCATGTTTATATTTTTTGACAAATTTGCCGTTCTATTAAAAACAGCAAATCTGCCTTTTTACTTTATTTATTCTACTTTCCAGGTTAATTGATCATCTTGCCAATCTACATTCAGTGTCTGTCCGGTTTTTACCTCTTCTCTCACGATCATTTTGGAAATTGGTCTTGCCAATTGCGCTCTAATCACTCCTGAGATCTGTCTTGCTCCGTATTTACTGCTGAATCCTCCTAATGCAAGTTGTTTCACAGCTTCATCCGTTATTTTTAAGGTCATTCCTAATCTGTGAAGTGATGCGTGAAGTGATTTTAACTGAATATTAAAAATTCTTTCCGCAATAGATTCTGTGATCGGTGCAAAAGGAATAATTTCTGTGATTCTTGCCAAAAATTCCGGTCTGAATTTACCTGAATTTGACATAATTTGCATTAATGCAGGTGATTGCGGAACTTTCCCTTCTTCAAACTGCTTTACAATTTCTTCGCTTCCGATATTTGACGTAAATAAGATGATCGCATTGCTGAAATCTCCTTCTTTTCCAAGCTTATCATGTACTTTTCCTTCATCCATGATCTGTAAAAAGACATCAAAAACTGAGTGATGCGCTTTTTCAATTTCATCAAATAAAACTACGGTGTAAGGTTGCTGACGAATTTTATTCACCAACATTCCACCTTCCTCGTAGCCAACATATCCCGGAGGCGCTCCATATAAAAGTGCCGCCGAATGTTCTTCTTTAAACTCAGACATATCAAAACGAACCATCGCTTTTTCATCATTGAAAAGCAGTTCCGCCATTGATTTTGCCAGCTCCGTTTTTCCTGTTCCCGTTGGTC harbors:
- the tssD gene encoding type VI secretion system tube protein TssD — translated: MAANSRGILKFNGSEGQKLLRLNYSVSRSTDVSGRVASDPSNAIIKLTIEATEKSDILESLLNGKYKPTSGEITFNKSHEEGTLITLNWENGYVIQHEVDFDAVDENSMLISFIVSAEKINYGNSAYEGIWPGGTN
- a CDS encoding type VI secretion system Vgr family protein — its product is MKTESQNILKSPSYRPSQNADGVSESHHAGINRLVKLSLVIEGKVIKYYKHFKLKQSAQRHHEFTLTLAHDTLGNNQNHTLEEANKFLGKRLTAVISFKDIENSPERNFVGVITGVGFSQEKMSLGNIVLSGFSPTILLDGACHIQSFGGDKPVNMGIIAEEVIKQGIDKSRFDIRVDTNDYSQIIYSSQYDETHYNYLARMAEAYGEQFYYDGEVLHFGKLPPQNKPIKLIYGSNANDIKVELKANHTKPQFYGYNSSKNEKLTSGATPIQHKSDLAKTAYEHNDKIFKTPALQVAPIKASTHLDVEYSQKSTAGSEAVNVFLLSGNTTVPFLHPGCVADVQMRKVDTNESSYFTKIMVTETTHEIDTIGHYTGSFEGIASDTGFLPKPEFTMPKAEPQIATVISNTDPEGQGRVQVRFDWQTNDTTHFIRMMSPDAGGTDQISQNRGYVAIPEVGDQVMVNFVHSHPDRPFVMGGMFHGGVGLGGGVDNRVKSIQTRSGHRVVFTEDESIIITDKSGNEIHLDTTGSNITITAPETMTLNCRNMNINVGENMTTNVGVNKMDTIMMNHSESIGSMKYVSTGADFITNVTGKMTEFIQGNKESHTEKDRLRVANGQITTQSQGTFEQHAEKEVQNNSGQKSKNY
- a CDS encoding lytic transglycosylase domain-containing protein; this encodes MNFKNIFLGIILMSSSQLVNGQFLAASDTSENSVRRYKNIINSNKEIVDFIEHSLAQKGLPKHLRNLALIESHFNRNITSGAGAVGAWQLMTSHANQYGLSEQNRNDLYKSTKVAVISLANLYKKYNNWVTVVAAYNCGEGNVAKAMQAAGSSQYHIFSKYLPQETINHVKKYLNACYATGELQSVLSNYNSSRMNTVFFANGGSGKDNSTLAETEINAGFNLNVIADELDVDVDKLLSWNPGITEELENKGESMLYLPTDLMPDFLLRKTKILSRSIKEGK